The sequence ATTTTCATCGCCGGACGGAATGCCTCGAGCGTGGAAAGGGAGCCAGGGAACTTGATCTCGAGATTCCTTCGCGCTTCCTCGAACGCGTACCCGCTCGTCGCCAAACCCCAGTGCCCCCGGATTCCCAGCTCGATGACCAGCGCCGCCTTGCCGGATCGGTTGTGCGCCGCGGTAAAGAGGACGTTCGCGTCGAGGAAGACCCGAATCACCGGCCTGCGCCCAGGAGCTTGAGGATCCGGTCACGCTCTCCCGGGGACAGGCGATCCTCCTCGTCCCACCGCCGGATATCGGCGTCGGAATAGGGCTGCATTTCCAGCACGACGGCCGGGCGCAGCACCAGCTCCCCACCCCTCTCCTCCGCCGAAAGGACCCCCCCCGGCCGGATTCCCAAGCGCTTCCTCAGGCCGGCGGGCAACGTGATCTGCCCGCGGCTGGAAACGGTCAACGTTTGTCGCGGCATGGGCAACCTCCCGAGTATTTCTGAAAATCAGTATATCCGATTATCGGAACTACATCAATTCCAGATATTCCGCAGGCAGGTCTGTCCCGGTTCTGGGGGAGTTCTAGGAACGTCCCGGTTCTGGGGTTTTGGGGGTGGGTCGGGGGGGGGGTGAGGGGGGTTAGTGGACGGACTTGGAGGGGGAGTCGGGGTCCGGCGGGAGGTCGGCGTCGCCGGCGGTCGCGGGAACCGGGACACCGTGGAATTCGTAGTCCGGGCGGTACCCTTTCACGAGGCCGTCGAGCTTCTCCACGACGGCGCGGCGATCCCCGGTGACGGCGGAAACGATCAACTCCTCCAGCCGCTTCGCCCAGGAGGGGGAGATCTGCTCGTTGCCGATCTGCTTCATCACCTTCGGGTGGATGGTGCCGCTCACGTCCTCACCCTCGAGGATCAGCTCCTCGTGCAGCTTCTCGCCCGGGCGCAGCCCCGTGTACACGATCTCGGCGTCCACGCCCAGCTCCTTCCCGCTCAAGCGGATCATGTTCTTCGCCAGGTCGACGATCTTCACCGGCTCGCCCATGTCGAGGACGAACACCTCGCCGCCCTCCCCCATCGCGCCCGCCTGCAGGATCAGCCCGGCCGCCTCGGGGATCAGCATGAAGTAGCGCGACGCCTCCGGGTGGGTGACGGTCAGCTTCCCCGTGGTCACCAGCTGATGGCGGAAGATCGGGATCACGCTCCCCAC is a genomic window of Deltaproteobacteria bacterium containing:
- a CDS encoding AbrB/MazE/SpoVT family DNA-binding domain-containing protein — encoded protein: MPRQTLTVSSRGQITLPAGLRKRLGIRPGGVLSAEERGGELVLRPAVVLEMQPYSDADIRRWDEEDRLSPGERDRILKLLGAGR